The Pseudanabaena sp. PCC 6802 genomic interval TGCCGTTCGTGCTGATGCTCGTGCTGCCGTTCGTGCCTGGCGTGGCTGCTGTCACGGTTAATGGATCGCCATTCGGGTCGCTATCGTTGCCGAGTACTGCAACGGATATGGGAGTACTAGCGATCGTGCTGGCAGTATCATTCGTCGCATCCGGTGCCGCGTTCGGGGCGGGATTCACCGTCACCGTTACCGTCGCCGTATCCAGTCCACCCATGCCATCGGAGATGGTGTAGGTAAACGAGTCGGTACCCGTGAAGCCACTATTCGGCGTGTAGACCACCACGTCATCGGTGGGCGATGTGGTGCCATTCGTGCTGATGCTCGTGCTGCCGTTCGTGCCGGGTGTGGCCGCCGTCACGGTTAGCGGATCGCCATTCGGGTCGCTATCGTTGCCGAGTACTGCAACGGATATGGGAGTACTAGCGATCGTGCTGGCAGTATCATTCGTCGCATCCGGTGCCGCGTTCGGAGCCGGATTCACCGTCACCGTTACCGTGGCCGTATCCAATCCACCCATACCATCGGAGATGGTGTAGGTAAACGAGTCGGTACCCGTGAAGCCACTGTTCGGCGTGTAGACCACCACGTCATCCGTTGGAGATGTGGTGCCGTTCGTGCTGATGCTCGTGCTGCCGTTCGTGCCTGGCGTGGCCGTCGTCACGGTTAGCGGATCGCCATTCGGGTCGCTATCGTTACCCAGTACTGCAACGGATATGGGAGTACTGGCGATCGTGCTGGCAGTATCATTCGTCGCATCCGGTGACGCGTTGGGGGCGGGATTCACCGTCACCGTCACCGTCGCCGTATCCAGTCCACCCATGCCATCGGAGATGGTGTAGGTAAACGAATCCGTACCCGTGAAGCCACTGTTCGGCGTGTAGACCACCACGTCATCCGTGGGCGATGTCGTCGCACCTGGATCGATAACTACCATGCCGTTACCAGGAGCGCTAATACTGCCTGCGACGATGCTGAGCGGATCGTTGTTCGGATCCGTATCGTTGCTCAAAACACCGATGCTGACTGGCGTACCGATCGTGGTGGTTGTGGAGTCGTTCACCGCATCCGGTGGGCTGTTAGGGCTGTTAACGGTGATAGTTACCGNNNNNNNNNNNNNNNNNNNNNNNNNNNNNNNNNNNNNNNNNNNNNNNNNNNNNNNNNNNNNNNNNNNNNNNNNNNNNNNNNNNNNNNNNNNNNNNNNNNNGGATTCACCGTCACCGTCACCGTCGCCGTATCCAGTCCACCCATGCCATCGGAGATCGTGTACGTAAACGAATCCGTACCCGTGAAGCCACTGTTCGGCGTGTAGACCACTACGTCGTCCGTGGGCGATGTAGTGCCGTTCGTGCTGATGCTGGTGCTGCCGTTCGTGCCGGGTGTGACAGCGCTAACCGTCAATGGATCGCCATTCGGGTCGCTATCGTTGCCGAGTACTGCAACGGAGATGGGAGTACTGGCGATCGTGCTGGCAGTATCATTCGTCGCATCCGGTGCCGCGTTCGGGGCGGGATTCACCGTCACCGTTACCGTCGCCGTATCCAGTCCACCCATGCCATCGGAGATGGTGTAGGTAAACGAGTCGGTACCCGTGAAGCCACTATTCGGCGTGTAGACCACCACGTCATCGGTGGGCGATGTGGTGCCATTCGTGCTGATGCTCGTGCTGCCGTTCGTGCCTGGCGTGGCTGCTGTCACGGTTAATGGATCGCCATTCGGGTCGCTATCGTTGCCCAGTACTCCTATCGAGACGGGCGTGCCAGATGGGGTGGAGGTCGCGTCATTTACCGCATCGGGGATGCCGTTATTCACCACTACCGTTACCGTCGCCGTATCCAGTCCGCCCATGCCATCGGAGATCGTGTACGTGAACGAATCCGTACCCGTGAAGCCACTGTTCGGCGTGTAGACCACCACGTCATCCGTTGGAGATGTGGTGCCGTTCGTGCTGATGCTCGTGCTGCCGTTCGTGCCTGGCGTGGCCGC includes:
- a CDS encoding Ig-like domain-containing protein, which codes for VTITVNSPNSPPDAVNDSTTTTIGTPVSIGVLSNDTDPNNDPLSIVAGSISAPGNGMVVIDPGATTSPTDDVVVYTPNSGFTGTDSFTYTISDGMGGLDTATVTVTVNPAPNASPDATNDTASTIASTPISVAVLGNDSDPNGDPLTVTTATPGTNGSTSISTNGTTSPTDDVVVYTPNSGFTGTDSFTYTISDGMGGLDTATVTVTVNPAPNAAPDATNDTASTIASTPISVAVLGNDSDPNGDPLTVTAATPGTNGSTSISTNGTTSPTDDVVVYTPNSGFTGTDSFTYTISDGMGGLDTATVTVTVNPAPNAAPDATNDTASTIASTPISVAVLGNDSDPNGDPLTVTAATPGTNGSTSISTNGTTSPTDDVVVYTPNSGFTGTDSFAYTISDGMGGLDTATVTVTVNPAPNAPPDATNDTASTIASTPISVAVLGNDSDPNGDPLTVTAATPGTNGSTSIST